ACAGGGCGACAGCATGTCTGGAGTTCTCTAACCAGAGGGGAATTTTTTGGAAGCTAAGTGAAGTATTCTACTGAAAGATCTGGCTGCCACTGGGaacttttgtttcagttttgctTCAGGCAAAGAAGTTTGAGATACAGTAACTTTGAAGCAATTCCAAGATTCCCCAGTCTGAAATACCTGTCCTGGGGCTGTCCCTTCCCCTCAAGTTGCTAACTTGGTCGCGACTCCTTTTATAAGCAAACCCCTTGGATGCAGGATCTACATgttctggttttttattttattgactgactgattgattgatttataaagagggggaaagaggggagaaagagagggagagaaacatagattggttgcctctcacatgaccccaactgggaacctggccctcaacccaggcatgtgccctgattgggaatcgaaccagcaatcttttggttcgcaggccagcactcaatccattgagccacaccagccagggccacctgaAGTTTTTAATCTCACAGCTACTCCTCAGGTCTCATCTTGCATGACCACTTCTGTAGCCTCAGACACCGTGGCCGATACCCGCCTTCTAGAAACTCTCCCTTTGGTTTCTAGATTGACCTCATCCACTACCTGGTTTCAGTTCCCTTTTGTGTGATGATAACAGCCAAGTTTACCACTCCTGAGTTCCGGAGCTCTATAAATGCCCGGTCACTTCCTGGACACCTCTGCCTGGAGGTCCTACAAGCTTGTCAAACTCTGTATATTCAAAGCTGAACCCAACATTTTCCCCCAGCAATCTGGTCTTCTGTTTTGGTAAATGGCACTGCCATCCAATCAATGACCTAAGGTGGAAAATTGGGGTTTTCCTAATTCTTTCCCCACCTCACACATCCAAATGGTTCTCAAGACCTGTTCATCTTGCTCCTTTAGCAGCCCCCTTaggccctgctcccagcccctctgtccCTGCTTTATTTCCGGCCACGTCATCTCACTAGATTGGCTACATAGCCTCTTAGATGGTCTCCCGCTTTCACTGGCCTCCTTAAACCCCAGCTCTGCAGGGACTGCTGGAGAACTTATTTTAGAACAAAACTCTGACAAGGTGCATCCCTTCCATGACTCCCAGAACACCAGAGTTCGGTCCAAAGTCTGTCATTCCACCCAGGAGGCTCCCCACGCCTTTGTCTTTTCTGTGTCCCTGGGCCTCATCGGCACTTCCCCTCTCACCTTGCTATCTATCCAGCCACGTGGAATTTCTCTTTCCTGGCCCTGGGCACGGGCCCACCTTCCCACTGCCTGAACCTCCTGCGCCTTCTCCGAGATGCCAGTGCTTCCAAAACTTGTTTATCTCCAGAATCACATTGCCACCAGAGTTCTGagtctcccctctttccctccctggagGATCCCAGGAAGAAAACCAGGCCCCTCTGTCATCTCTCCCCCAGGTGAAAAGATTCTGCCCAGCGCTGCttttggtaaaaaacaaaaacaaaaacaataggtCTTTTTGTCCGCCTTTTCCAAATATGAAATCATAGCATTGAATGTGCTCTTTCATGCAGCACAGGGGAGATTCTGGCGCACGGCTGTGCTGTGGAACACTGATGCTCCAAGCACAAACCCAGAAGTCACAGCGTGGAGAAGAGAGTCCATGACAACCTCCCCCGACCCCAATGGCTCTCTCTGCCACCACACGCTGGAAGGGCCCACACCTGCCTCTCCAGATTGGGCCTTAATCGGCTGAATCCCCGGTGACTGGGCCGAATGGCCACCCAGCCAGCACCCAGTTCAGTTTACAACCTCACTTCCTTGGTTACTGAACCTCTGTCCCTCTCTAGGCTTCATCCCTGGCAGAATCCAGCCCAAACCAGCCTTTGCAGGGGGCTGGAAACCTGTCCGCAGCCCTGGCACTCAGGGCAAGGAGGCGCACGGGCAACTGCAAAACGAAAGGCTTTTATTGAAGAATATCAAGTAGCCTTGAAGAATTTCAAGGCTGCCGGTGCCTGCCCAACAAGGGCTTCGGGGCCTGGGCCCGAGGGGGCGGGCAGGTAGCCGCGGCCACCCTACCCCGAGCTCCAGAGGGGGAGGTTTCATTGTCTATGCGGGCCGGTCCCCAGGCTCCACTGTCCCGTTCCCTGCCCGCAGAGGGGGTGGCAGCTCGGGAAGGGGGCGACGGGCTGGCCCCTCGAAGTTCAGCGAAGGGGTGTCTGACATCTGGGCTAGGCTGATCTCCGATGCAAGGCGGCCCGCTGGACTGGTGGGTGCACCAGCGCGTGGGCTGGTGGAGCGCGGCGGCCCCTCAGACGTAGTCCTTGCGGTCGTAGGCTGTTCCGGTGCCGGTGCCTGGCCCAGCGGAGCGCGGCGCCGAGTAGAGGATTTTGGCCGGCACATATTTCTTCTCAGACGGCGGGCAGGAGCAACAGAGCAGCGCaccccccagcagctgcagcgCCGCGGCCGCCCAGCCCACATATAGGCCAGAGCCTATCTCGCGCTTCTGCGAATCCGGCACCAGGGGGTTGTAGAAGTCCTGGACGATGGTGTTGGCCGACCAGGACACCGGCACGAGGGTGAGCAGGGCGGCCAGCAAGAAAAGCACGCCCGCCACGATGGTGATTTTTGCCTTGGCAGTGTCATCCTGCACGCAGTTGGTGCACTGCGCGCCGACGAGAGCCACGAGGAGCCCAAAGGCAGCCAGCAGGATGGCGACTACGATGAGGGCTCGGGCCGCCTGCAGGTCCTGCGGCAGCGCCAGCAGCGAGTCGTACACCTTGCACTGCATCTGGCCGGTGCTCTGCACCACGCAGTTCATCCACAGGCCCTCCCAGGTGATCTGTGCTGTGATGATGCTGCTGCCGATGAACGCCGTCACGCGCCACATGGGCAGCGCGCAGCACAGGAtggtgcccagccagcccagcACGGCCAGCGAGGTGCCCGCGATCTCCAGGCCCATGGACATGGCTGCCGCTCCAAAGCCCGCTCTGCCGGGCGGCTCCGGGTGCAGGGACGACGAGGGGCCGCGGCCGCTGGGCCCGGGCAGGAACTGCGGCGCGCCGACCGTCTGACGCCCCGACGGACCGAGGGACGACCGCGCGCTCGCTAACGGCTCCGCGCTGACTGCTCGCGCTGCGGCTGCGTCCGCACCTGCCTGTGGCTTTGTGGGCGGGCGGCGGCGACTGAGCTGGCCCTGACTTGGGGCCAATTGGCCTTAGATTTGTGCCCCGCGCTccggcgggggcgggaggggcggggccgcgcTCTCCGGGACCTGGGGACAGTGACGTGGCCCCCGCATCCCACCTGGACGCAGCGCGGGCGGGGGAAGGGCGGCGTACCGCTTGGGGGTTGGCGGGCcgcgcgggcgggggcggggcctggcctcGGGCCCCCGCTTCTTTCTCTGCTGCCCCGCCGCAGCTCGGAGGCCAAGTCCCCGCGCCCGGCCGGGGTTGGAGCGCAAGTCACAGTCTGTTTGGCTGGAGCGCGCACACTTTTCGACGTCCTCGCCACGGGCGGCGCGGGGAAGGGGGCGGCGCGGGGAAGGGGGCGCCGCCAGCAGCGCCGGATCCCGGGGGCTGGAAGGGGCAGCGTAGGCATGGCTGTTCCGCGCCACCAGCTGCGAAcctgctctgccctcctgcctctgggGCGGCCCACGCGGCGCCGGATTCCGGCCTGATTCAGGCCCATGGGGTTGCCAGCCCTGGAGGTCTGGACTCTGTAGCCAGCGACAGTCTGCTGAGGCACCCAAAAGACGCCCCTGGGTCAGTGCTGAACTAACATTTCCCTCCAGCCCCGCTAGAGCTTTCTCAACTCTTACCCCTCCCAGTGACTCTGGATCTCTTTCGCTGAGCCGctctccgccccccgcccccacccccacccccacccccaccccggtcccCGTCCCCCGTCCCCCGTCCCGCCGTCCCCTCCAGAAGTCCgtccccttctcctttttcagtcccctcccccacagagccctgTCTTCCCTCCCTCTAGGCTCCGAGTCGTTGCTGGTATCCATCTTAATGAAATGGTGGCGAAAGGGATTTGATCTGGGCAAAAGTGGGACGTCCTAGACGTGTGCTTGCAATGCCCTTGCTCCTATACTTGGGCTATCCCTCACCCTTCTTGGAGCCCTTCAGAGTTGGCCTTGGAGGTTCTGACTGGTCTGTCTCTTctaacctccccctccccacctcagtaTTCTGTATTCTCTCTTCCCCTCATTCCAGCTCTTGGATCTCCTGGCTATTCCTCCAGTATAACACAAGCTCCCACTTCAGGCCCCCTGTGCGGGTGACAATGAGACACAGGTCTCATTGCGGATATCCACAGGACTCACCCCTCCCTTTCAGCTCGTTGCTCCCAGCAAGGCCTTCCTTCCCCATCCATGCTATTTAAAATGACTACTGCTCGCTCCTCGGTGTTTCGTCCTCTTCATACTTTATGTTCCTCTTAGCATTTAACACCACCTACCATACTctgtatttctattatttattttttattctctctctctgttctagTATGTCAGCTCCACTGGGACAGCCAGAATGTCCACAAACAATGCCTAGAATAGTGCGGGGTACTCAAGAGAAAGTTAGTTTCCCGacttgaaggaaggaagggcatcACTTTCTTACGTTCTTGCAACCTTGCCTGCTCGGGCCCTCTGACTGGCGCAAATGACTGAGAATGGGACACTGCTGTGTTACCTGAATCAGAAGGCTTTGTATTCTAGTAGGAACCAAGTGCACTTCCAAGCTAGATAAAGAACCTCATTTAGCCAGACCTAGGGGTTTTTCCAGTTTTCTCCACATATCTCAAATACCAGGCATGTAGCCTGTGTCCTTTTCAATAAGTGCCCAAGCCCTGGGGTAATAGAGGAAGGTAAATAGGACCAGAAGCCCAGGAGACCAGGGTCCTACTTCTTGCAAGGGCAAAGGTCTTGGGTGGGGCCTCTTGGGgttgggctgggcagggctgggagcgcCCGACCTGAGGGCCTAGCtggtgctgggtgggggctgccctggaGGAAGTTCATGGAGCCTAGGTCCATTTCAGTGGACTGCTGGCTGCTAGTTTCCTGGTTAGTGGGGGTGGCTCTGGCCCAGAAGTAAGGCAGACCCCCTAGGCAGTGTGGCTAGGCTTCTCCGAGGGCCGAGGTCAGGTCCTTTGGCCAGAGAGTGGGTTCCCTGCTACTTGTGTCTGGGTGGAGTGCTGTGAGCTGTCTCTTGCTAGCTGGGAGGTTAGAGAAAGTCAAGCGACCTCTTTTAGGGTCagtttcctctgtaaaatgaaggaaatgatgTCTACATGACTCACCTCATGGGGCTGTGACGAGAATGAAAATGATGTAAGTGTGTGGTAAACCAGAAAACAACCAAGCCGGGGCATACAAGTGTGCAGGGAAGTGCTGTGGAGAAAGTGTGGGGTTTAGTTGGACAAACCTAAATTTGAGGCGGTCTCTACTATTACCAgtcatgtgaccttgagcaagttcttTTCcaccttgagcctcagtttcctcatctgtgcagaGGGGTATGTTCTGATTTGCTCAGGTTGAGTGGGGGGGCCTGAGTGAGGAACACCcgctgggcagggctgtgggagatGAGAACAGAAAGCTTTGTGACCAGGGGCCAAACTTCAGAGTCTCTGCAAACAGACTTTGGCTCTGGGCAAAACAGCTCCAAATAGCTTTTGCTTAATATCTACCATGGTTAGAGTTATAAGCAAcccaataataaaaaacaacacaattagAAAATTGTCAGAGAATCTAAACAGACATTGAGAATAgacaaagaagatacacaaataacCAAAAAGCATGTGAAAAGACGTTCAACACcactagtcattagagaaatgcaaagcaGAACTGCACAGAGATACCTGTTCTCACTCATGGGATGAAAGTCAAAAAGAACATGCGGAGAAATGAGAAACCTCCTATGacgctggtggggatgtaaagaGTTACAGTTGCTTTTGAAAACAATCTGTTCCTCAAAAggtagagttaccatatgacccagcaattctactccttacccaagagaaatgaaaacatgttcacacaaaataTTTGTACaacaatgttcacagaagcattattaataataataataataatagccaaaaagtggaaacatcCTAAATGTCAGTTGATGAATGGACACACAAAAATGATatgtgtatttacacaatgggatattatttagcCATGGAAAGGAATAAAGTTCTGACACAtacaacaacatgggtgaaccttgaaaatattatggtGAGAGATAACAGTTGCAAAAGAtgacatattgtatgattctacttatagaAACTCTTCCGAGTAGGAAAATCTATAAAGATCAGggtttgccaggggctggggtgggagtgttCAGAGGAAGTGGGGTTGACTGCTAATTGGtatagggtttcttttggggtgatgaaaatgtcctaCAACTGATTGTGCTGATGGGCGCATAACTCTATGCTTATACTAAAACACCATTCCACAGTACAATTTAAACTGGTGAGTCatatgatatgtaaattatacctcaataaagctttttaaatagaAACCACTGTGGTGCTTGGGGCCTGCCgtgcttggtgtgtgtgtgtgctccagAGGGTGGGAATGAGGGTGGGGTGAGGCTGTCTCTGAATGGTGAGTGCcatgagggtgggggaggaggtcgAGGCTCAGGGCTCCAGGCACCGTGCCTGTGCACATCCCTACACACAGATATGCACATGcctacacacatatacattccTGAGCCTCTTGTACATAAACAGCAGCATGATCCAAGGTGGGTCCGATGCTCCAGGAACGGACCCCTGCAGCAAGTGCTAAGTGACCGTAGGAAGGAGAATGCTGTGGTTGTGTTGGTCCGGCAAAGCTTCCTGTAGGAGGTTGGGCAGGAGTTGGTGGAGAAGAATTTCACTAGTGGAGGGCCAAGGTGTGTTTGGGTAAAATGTTGTGTGTGTGATATTCCATGGAGCAAAGGGCTAAGAAAAGAGGAATTGAGAGAAGAGTGCCCATGGCTAGGAGACGAGCCCGTTTCCTTACTCCTAACTAGTCTAGTGTCCAAGGCCCAGGAAGTAACTGTCAGattttgtgtgaacatgtatttatttctatgggATAAATACCTAGGAGGGCAAATTCTGGTTCTTACATGTTTCATTTATTAAGAAACTACCACACTGTTCTCCAGAGTTGCTCCCAGCAAGGCCACCCCATTTTATATGCCCACCAACAATGTGCGTGCGGTCCAGGTTCTGTGCGTCCCCACTGGCACCTGGTACTGTCACTCTACTG
This sequence is a window from Phyllostomus discolor isolate MPI-MPIP mPhyDis1 chromosome 3, mPhyDis1.pri.v3, whole genome shotgun sequence. Protein-coding genes within it:
- the CLDN3 gene encoding claudin-3 — encoded protein: MSMGLEIAGTSLAVLGWLGTILCCALPMWRVTAFIGSSIITAQITWEGLWMNCVVQSTGQMQCKVYDSLLALPQDLQAARALIVVAILLAAFGLLVALVGAQCTNCVQDDTAKAKITIVAGVLFLLAALLTLVPVSWSANTIVQDFYNPLVPDSQKREIGSGLYVGWAAAALQLLGGALLCCSCPPSEKKYVPAKILYSAPRSAGPGTGTGTAYDRKDYV